In the genome of Ignisphaera cupida, one region contains:
- a CDS encoding Lrp/AsnC family transcriptional regulator — MTEELDEKDKKLIEKLSENARATYTELAKELGLSDVAVIKRVKKLEGRIIKRYTIVVDPRNLGFRVVSITGIDVDPDKLFNVIEVIKNKEYIRGLWLTTGDHPLMSIIWARDEVEMAKIHKELANIDGVKRVCPAIVLKTVKELDKGFYID, encoded by the coding sequence TTGACAGAAGAACTCGATGAGAAAGATAAAAAATTAATTGAAAAATTATCTGAAAATGCTAGAGCAACATATACAGAACTTGCAAAAGAACTTGGACTAAGTGATGTAGCAGTTATTAAAAGGGTTAAAAAGTTAGAGGGTAGAATCATTAAGAGATATACCATAGTTGTTGATCCTCGCAATCTAGGATTTAGAGTTGTATCCATTACTGGAATTGATGTTGATCCTGATAAGTTATTCAATGTAATTGAAGTAATTAAAAATAAGGAATATATAAGGGGTTTATGGCTTACAACAGGCGATCATCCATTAATGTCAATTATATGGGCTAGAGATGAAGTTGAGATGGCCAAGATACATAAAGAGCTTGCAAATATCGATGGTGTAAAAAGAGTTTGTCCTGCTATTGTATTGAAAACTGTGAAAGAACTTGATAAGGGATTTTACATAGACTAA
- the alaS gene encoding alanine--tRNA ligase, producing the protein MVKPINPSIYVTKMFNERGYRRRQCKYCKVDFWSVVDRDNCGDAPCTDYTFFDIKTKRTLSYREARNLFIEFFKKRGHEIVEPRPVVARWREDLYLTIASIVVFQPHVTSGIVDPPANPLVIAQPCIRLEDIDAVGYTMGRHLTNFIMGGHHAFNYPTKQIYWVDETVEFAKEFFVDELGIPEDEITFKESWWEGGGNAGPSFEVAVGGLELATLVFMMFKVDENGNYVELPLKIVDTGYGIERIAWFLQKTPTAFHAVYGDLVKDFHKALNILEPDKEILYALVKASGRYDLTKKEDFNKVLEIVSTSLGINKNDAWDQLRNVFDVYAILDHTKTIALMLADGIVPSNSGEGYLARLVIRRTLRRLSKLGVGIPLAELVAKQLHYWGDMYPHMIKYKNRIIEIIQIEEEKFREIIAKASSIVEKYVKRTPSIDELVELYDSHGLPPDIVSQEIEKRYGVKIEIPSNFYSLVASRHSKPRVVREFEEVKLPRDVVEWAEKLPPTRKLFHEDPYQRVFKAKVIDVYKNYVVLDATAFYPEGGGQLGDIGYIKTDKGIYKVVDTKKVGDVVIHIVEDSKGLTSGMEVVGEINWSVRYRRMRHHTATHIILGALRNVLGDHVWQAGAEKTEYKARLDVTHYKMPSPKEIEEIEKIANSVIDMGLNVSVKYMDRNEAEKKYGFVLYQGGVPMTPTIRVVEIPNWDVEACFGTHVRNTMEVGAIKIVNVEKIADGVIRFEFVAGTALSDYAKQLENKLSSISSMLDASIENVDKRAESIVKQVQMLENMLRSYRIMYEGLLIEQIIKNSEDLGNFKVFILKPEIPDEELLKSVIVKAIEKDPKLVLIVLQPRNNRTFIEISLGREAEKYVDAREFAKVISKKVLLKAGGKRDHVTGVVEASVKDAENIVREAIKEMTK; encoded by the coding sequence ATGGTAAAGCCTATAAATCCATCTATTTATGTCACTAAAATGTTTAATGAAAGAGGATATAGAAGGAGGCAATGTAAGTATTGCAAGGTTGACTTTTGGAGCGTAGTAGATAGAGACAACTGCGGAGATGCACCCTGTACAGATTATACATTCTTCGATATAAAGACTAAAAGAACTTTGAGTTACAGAGAAGCAAGAAATTTATTCATAGAATTTTTCAAAAAACGAGGGCATGAAATTGTAGAGCCTAGACCTGTTGTAGCAAGGTGGAGAGAGGATCTATATTTAACAATTGCAAGTATTGTTGTTTTTCAGCCTCATGTCACATCAGGAATTGTGGATCCACCAGCAAATCCACTTGTAATTGCACAGCCATGTATAAGACTAGAAGATATTGATGCTGTTGGATATACCATGGGGAGACATCTAACAAATTTCATAATGGGTGGTCACCATGCATTTAACTATCCAACTAAACAGATTTATTGGGTTGATGAAACAGTTGAGTTTGCTAAGGAGTTCTTTGTTGATGAGCTTGGAATACCTGAGGATGAGATAACATTTAAAGAGTCTTGGTGGGAAGGTGGAGGAAATGCAGGTCCTAGTTTTGAGGTTGCTGTTGGGGGGCTGGAACTTGCTACACTAGTGTTTATGATGTTTAAGGTTGATGAGAATGGCAATTACGTGGAATTGCCTTTAAAAATTGTTGATACGGGATATGGCATAGAGAGAATAGCTTGGTTTTTGCAAAAAACTCCAACAGCTTTTCATGCTGTTTATGGAGATCTTGTTAAAGACTTTCATAAAGCATTAAATATTTTAGAACCAGATAAAGAGATTTTATATGCCTTAGTCAAGGCATCAGGACGTTATGACCTAACCAAGAAGGAGGATTTTAACAAGGTATTAGAAATTGTTTCAACAAGTCTTGGCATTAATAAAAATGATGCTTGGGATCAACTAAGAAACGTATTTGATGTCTATGCAATACTAGATCATACAAAAACCATTGCATTGATGTTAGCAGATGGTATTGTACCTTCCAATAGTGGTGAAGGATATTTAGCAAGACTAGTTATTAGAAGAACCCTTAGAAGATTAAGCAAATTAGGTGTTGGCATTCCACTTGCTGAGCTTGTTGCTAAGCAATTACATTACTGGGGAGATATGTATCCGCATATGATTAAGTATAAGAATAGAATAATTGAAATTATTCAAATAGAGGAGGAGAAGTTTAGAGAAATAATAGCAAAGGCTTCTTCAATTGTTGAAAAATATGTTAAAAGAACTCCATCTATAGATGAACTTGTAGAACTCTATGATTCTCATGGCTTACCACCAGATATTGTATCTCAAGAAATTGAGAAAAGATATGGAGTGAAAATTGAAATTCCAAGCAACTTCTATTCTCTTGTAGCTTCTCGTCACAGCAAACCAAGGGTTGTCCGAGAATTTGAAGAAGTTAAGCTTCCTAGGGATGTTGTTGAATGGGCTGAGAAGCTACCACCAACTAGGAAACTTTTCCATGAGGATCCCTATCAAAGAGTGTTTAAAGCTAAGGTCATAGATGTTTATAAAAACTATGTTGTTCTAGATGCTACAGCTTTTTATCCTGAGGGTGGTGGTCAGCTAGGTGATATTGGTTACATAAAGACAGATAAGGGCATATACAAAGTTGTTGATACTAAAAAAGTTGGGGATGTGGTTATACACATTGTTGAAGATTCTAAAGGATTGACAAGTGGTATGGAAGTTGTAGGTGAAATCAATTGGAGTGTGAGATACAGAAGAATGAGACATCACACAGCTACTCACATAATTCTTGGTGCATTGAGAAATGTTCTAGGAGATCATGTTTGGCAAGCTGGAGCAGAAAAAACAGAATATAAGGCAAGACTTGATGTAACTCATTATAAAATGCCTTCACCAAAAGAAATTGAAGAAATAGAAAAAATTGCAAATAGTGTTATTGATATGGGATTGAATGTTAGTGTAAAATATATGGATAGAAATGAGGCTGAGAAAAAATATGGATTTGTTCTATACCAAGGTGGAGTACCCATGACACCAACGATAAGAGTTGTTGAAATACCAAACTGGGATGTAGAAGCTTGTTTTGGTACACATGTTAGGAACACTATGGAGGTGGGGGCAATAAAGATAGTAAATGTAGAGAAAATAGCTGATGGTGTAATAAGATTTGAGTTTGTAGCAGGAACAGCATTATCGGATTACGCAAAACAACTTGAAAACAAGCTTTCAAGTATTTCTAGCATGCTAGATGCAAGTATTGAAAATGTTGATAAAAGGGCTGAAAGTATAGTAAAGCAAGTTCAGATGCTAGAAAATATGCTTAGATCTTATAGAATAATGTATGAGGGTTTGTTAATAGAGCAAATAATTAAGAATAGTGAAGATTTGGGTAACTTTAAAGTATTTATATTGAAGCCAGAAATTCCCGATGAGGAACTTCTAAAAAGTGTTATTGTAAAGGCTATAGAGAAAGACCCTAAGCTTGTGCTTATTGTTTTACAGCCTAGGAATAATAGAACGTTTATAGAGATATCACTTGGCAGGGAAGCAGAAAAATATGTTGATGCAAGAGAATTTGCTAAGGTTATATCTAAGAAGGTTTTGCTAAAAGCAGGAGGAAAAAGAGATCATGTAACTGGTGTGGTAGAGGCTTCAGTAAAAGATGCTGAAAATATCGTAAGAGAGGCTATTAAAGAGATGACAAAATGA
- the rpl12p gene encoding 50S ribosomal protein P1: protein MEYIYAVLLLHAAKKDISEDNIKRVLEAAGIAIDDIRLKALVAAVKEINIDDVLKSSFAMPVAPVTVQATQSAAAQQAQQPQKVEEKEEKKEGVSEEQLAEGLSALFG from the coding sequence ATGGAGTACATATATGCAGTCCTCCTGCTTCATGCAGCAAAAAAAGATATTTCAGAAGATAATATCAAAAGAGTTTTAGAGGCAGCAGGTATAGCAATAGATGATATAAGACTCAAAGCACTTGTTGCTGCAGTAAAGGAGATAAACATAGATGATGTGCTAAAATCCTCATTTGCCATGCCAGTAGCACCTGTAACAGTACAGGCTACACAATCTGCAGCTGCTCAGCAGGCTCAGCAGCCTCAGAAGGTTGAGGAGAAGGAGGAGAAGAAGGAGGGTGTTTCTGAGGAGCAGTTGGCTGAGGGTTTATCAGCGCTCTTTGGCTAA
- a CDS encoding MBL fold metallo-hydrolase produces MLENVAIDASGAIVFFNKICIDGHSNGCFIRFVTHVHSDHTVNLSKSLLLCKHISGTPITLDLLDVLGYSIPKIKKLPLNYDQLLEFENIRIRLYYSDHIPGSAQVSVEKEGILLAYTGDFKNPGSKTVIIKEPHVLIIDATYGDPIYVREGEDIIWQKFVELVKKLLSQGSISMYAYYGKAHEVMMKLREYGIDAPFLLSHSHWKVHRVLERYGYRIQDVFPSGSRESEEVRKTGWFIEVNHISSAKNYRNTSFHIILTGRFAKTIYRLNSSNTWIVGISGHADFNDIIYYVDESKPHLLIVDASRSSYAEKFASIVEEQLGIKSMVMPKTIF; encoded by the coding sequence ATGCTAGAAAATGTTGCTATAGATGCTAGTGGAGCTATAGTATTTTTCAATAAGATTTGTATAGATGGTCACTCAAATGGTTGCTTCATAAGATTTGTAACTCACGTTCATAGTGATCACACAGTAAATTTAAGCAAAAGCTTATTACTGTGTAAACATATTTCAGGAACTCCAATAACGCTTGATCTTCTGGATGTTCTCGGCTATTCTATTCCAAAGATTAAGAAACTACCACTTAACTATGATCAGCTTTTAGAATTTGAAAACATTAGAATAAGGCTCTATTATTCTGATCACATACCAGGTTCGGCACAGGTGAGTGTTGAGAAAGAGGGTATATTACTTGCTTATACGGGAGACTTCAAGAATCCTGGAAGCAAAACAGTGATTATAAAGGAGCCTCATGTACTTATTATAGATGCTACTTATGGTGATCCAATATATGTTAGGGAAGGGGAAGATATTATATGGCAAAAATTTGTAGAGCTTGTTAAAAAATTGCTTAGTCAGGGCTCTATATCTATGTATGCATACTATGGAAAAGCCCACGAAGTTATGATGAAGCTTCGTGAATATGGTATTGACGCACCATTTCTTTTATCACATTCGCATTGGAAAGTTCATAGGGTTTTGGAAAGGTATGGATATAGAATTCAAGATGTTTTTCCATCAGGATCCAGAGAATCTGAGGAAGTTAGAAAAACTGGGTGGTTCATAGAGGTAAACCATATTTCATCTGCAAAAAACTACAGAAATACCTCTTTCCACATAATTTTAACAGGAAGATTCGCAAAAACAATATATAGACTAAATTCCAGTAACACGTGGATTGTTGGAATAAGTGGGCATGCAGATTTTAATGATATTATCTATTATGTTGATGAATCAAAACCACATCTTTTAATAGTAGATGCTTCTCGAAGCTCATATGCAGAAAAGTTTGCATCCATTGTTGAGGAGCAGCTAGGTATTAAATCTATGGTTATGCCAAAAACAATTTTCTAG
- the twy1 gene encoding 4-demethylwyosine synthase TYW1, with amino-acid sequence MKASYRTLNPLSEALNVLRKQKYHIIGAHSAVKKCYWVHKALTEKAFCYKAKFYGIESHRCIQFSPSVLWCWNYCLHCWRYRSKDQWDEIWFKFPENVDDPRFLVEMAVKEHRRTVSGYRKYPGVDKKMFEESLNPKHVAISLTGEPTLYPRLGELIKEFHKKGLTTFLVTRGIRPDVLANLDEEPTQLYVSLESYDSESYAYFNNPISKNLWKKTLETLELLPSFTSPTVVRITVVRGFNMNEKAVEAWAKLLNIAQPTFVEVKAYMHIGASITRLSRNAMPSHNEVKEIAKLLGSKIGYNVVSESIPSRVVLLSKLDKPIIRYGNPPISWNDIDIGDENSGEYGEADKVL; translated from the coding sequence ATGAAAGCAAGTTATAGGACTTTAAATCCACTTTCAGAAGCCCTAAATGTGCTTAGAAAACAAAAATATCATATTATAGGTGCGCATAGCGCTGTAAAGAAGTGTTACTGGGTTCATAAAGCTCTAACAGAAAAAGCATTTTGCTACAAGGCTAAATTCTATGGAATAGAATCTCATAGGTGCATACAATTCTCGCCATCTGTTCTTTGGTGCTGGAATTATTGTCTTCATTGCTGGCGTTATCGATCTAAGGATCAATGGGATGAAATATGGTTTAAGTTTCCTGAGAATGTGGATGATCCTCGGTTTTTAGTTGAAATGGCTGTAAAGGAACATAGAAGAACAGTAAGTGGATATAGAAAATACCCTGGTGTTGATAAGAAAATGTTTGAGGAATCTCTTAATCCAAAGCATGTAGCTATAAGCTTAACTGGCGAACCAACACTATATCCACGTTTAGGGGAGTTAATAAAGGAGTTTCACAAGAAGGGTTTAACAACGTTTCTTGTTACGAGGGGTATTAGACCTGATGTTCTAGCGAATTTGGATGAAGAGCCCACACAGCTTTATGTTTCTTTAGAGTCTTATGATTCTGAAAGCTATGCTTATTTCAATAATCCAATATCTAAAAATCTTTGGAAAAAAACTTTAGAAACACTTGAACTTTTACCTAGTTTCACATCACCAACAGTTGTGAGAATAACAGTTGTAAGAGGTTTTAATATGAATGAGAAAGCTGTAGAGGCATGGGCCAAGCTTTTAAACATTGCACAACCAACTTTTGTAGAAGTTAAGGCATATATGCACATAGGAGCTTCTATAACGAGACTTTCACGTAATGCAATGCCATCTCATAATGAAGTTAAAGAAATTGCAAAGCTCTTGGGAAGTAAAATAGGTTATAATGTTGTTTCTGAAAGCATTCCAAGCAGGGTAGTGCTCTTATCAAAATTAGATAAGCCTATTATAAGATATGGCAATCCACCTATCTCATGGAATGATATTGATATAGGCGATGAAAATTCTGGTGAATATGGAGAAGCAGATAAGGTTTTATAG
- the nucS gene encoding endonuclease NucS — MSKCISIDPKDSCLETIIKLNNAKSRNVIIIVGEMNIEYVGRASSYAPSGTRLLIAKPDGSLIIHEASKVEPLNWQPPKSQIHFECRDNKIFVKSSRKIPPEDVFIEINNVYLISICQLVTTKLVVIGRESDIVKMIVSNPGIIEPDAKVVGTDIATTYGKIDILLRKENGTLIVVEVKNEKAGISAALQLKRYVDFYREKGLEAKGILIAPSITSEALNFLIRENIIFIDLNRMLQLVNINNVKKLDKYIKGS, encoded by the coding sequence ATGAGTAAGTGCATAAGTATTGATCCAAAAGATTCATGTCTAGAGACAATCATAAAATTGAATAATGCTAAGAGCAGAAATGTTATAATTATTGTTGGGGAAATGAATATAGAATATGTTGGAAGAGCTTCATCTTATGCACCATCTGGAACAAGATTGCTTATTGCAAAACCTGATGGTAGTCTAATTATACATGAAGCTTCAAAAGTTGAGCCATTAAATTGGCAACCCCCAAAATCACAAATACACTTTGAATGTCGAGATAATAAAATATTCGTGAAATCGAGTAGAAAAATACCGCCAGAAGATGTATTTATTGAAATTAACAATGTATATCTAATATCAATTTGCCAACTTGTTACAACAAAACTTGTTGTAATTGGAAGAGAAAGTGATATTGTTAAAATGATAGTTTCAAACCCTGGTATTATTGAGCCAGATGCTAAAGTGGTAGGAACAGATATTGCGACAACGTATGGAAAAATAGATATTTTGCTTAGGAAAGAGAATGGAACATTAATTGTAGTAGAGGTAAAGAATGAAAAAGCAGGAATTTCTGCAGCTCTTCAGCTAAAAAGATATGTTGATTTTTATAGAGAAAAAGGCTTAGAAGCTAAGGGAATACTTATAGCCCCTTCAATAACTTCTGAGGCACTTAATTTCCTAATAAGAGAAAATATAATATTCATAGATTTAAATAGAATGCTTCAATTGGTTAACATAAACAATGTGAAAAAGCTCGATAAATATATTAAGGGTAGTTAA
- a CDS encoding MBL fold metallo-hydrolase: MNIVLIGFESFGVRSQATFIQTKHANIFIDPSAALAPKRYGLPPHKLEVKKLIETFNKIENFLRDSEYIIVTHYHYDHHDPGKFLDPTFFKGKTILIKDFEKNINFSQKLRAQRFISIIKNFAKNIVICDQKIIEMGTNKIVFSKPLPHGINTRLGYVISVCIKDEYEFLFTSDIEGGTNEEHSYIYDFCKPYVAIVDGPPTYLMGYAFSEKDLHHSLNFLKTFIDKNSNVLKYLILDHHAFRDENYASLVQNIRNSHIIIETAAEFMGFEPKPLEALRKGLYMVDNESGLDLLHDVVKHGVEPDE; this comes from the coding sequence ATGAATATTGTTTTAATAGGTTTTGAAAGTTTTGGTGTAAGATCTCAGGCAACATTTATTCAAACAAAACATGCAAATATTTTCATAGATCCATCAGCAGCACTAGCTCCTAAACGATATGGTTTACCACCACATAAATTAGAGGTTAAGAAACTTATAGAGACCTTTAACAAAATAGAGAATTTTCTAAGAGATTCCGAATATATCATAGTTACACATTATCATTATGATCATCACGATCCTGGAAAATTTTTAGATCCAACGTTTTTCAAAGGGAAAACAATATTGATAAAAGATTTTGAAAAGAACATAAACTTTTCACAAAAATTACGAGCACAACGTTTCATAAGTATAATCAAAAATTTTGCAAAAAACATTGTAATATGTGATCAAAAAATAATTGAAATGGGAACAAACAAAATAGTATTTAGCAAACCCCTACCACATGGTATTAATACAAGACTTGGCTATGTAATTTCGGTGTGTATCAAAGATGAATATGAATTTCTCTTTACATCAGATATAGAAGGTGGTACTAATGAAGAACATTCTTATATATACGATTTCTGTAAACCTTATGTAGCTATAGTAGATGGTCCACCAACATATTTAATGGGGTATGCATTTTCAGAAAAAGATTTACATCATTCGCTAAACTTTCTCAAAACATTCATAGATAAGAATAGCAATGTTTTAAAGTATCTTATTCTTGATCACCATGCATTTCGCGATGAGAATTACGCATCTCTAGTTCAAAATATAAGAAACTCACACATCATTATAGAAACAGCTGCTGAGTTTATGGGCTTTGAACCAAAACCTCTTGAAGCTTTAAGAAAAGGTTTATACATGGTAGATAATGAAAGTGGCTTAGATTTGTTACATGATGTAGTGAAACATGGGGTGGAGCCAGATGAGTAA
- a CDS encoding metallophosphoesterase family protein encodes MSNTISLIIFSDAHGKLEYVKKILSSVKENVDAIVFCGDIAPYRQHISTLQYITMFLSYVSSFKVTKVIAVPGNVDYLEHYIEASKKSDMFINIHENIYVYKEYLFAGFGGSNITPFNTILETPDEIIEQKLEASLQRAKNLNKNLNKLILVTHTPPYNTKCDLAYNGQHIGSTAVRKIIEKYKPIVAISGHVHESRCIDKIEETVIVNPGPLSRGFYAMIKINDNVKAELKQVY; translated from the coding sequence ATGAGTAACACTATTAGTTTAATCATCTTTAGTGATGCTCATGGGAAATTAGAGTATGTAAAAAAGATATTGAGCAGTGTTAAAGAAAATGTTGATGCAATTGTTTTTTGTGGCGATATTGCACCATATCGACAACACATTAGCACGTTACAATACATAACCATGTTCTTGAGCTATGTAAGCAGCTTTAAAGTGACAAAAGTTATTGCTGTGCCAGGAAATGTTGATTATTTAGAGCACTATATTGAGGCTAGTAAAAAGAGTGATATGTTTATAAATATTCATGAAAACATCTATGTGTACAAAGAGTATCTTTTTGCTGGATTTGGAGGTTCAAATATAACTCCTTTCAATACTATTCTCGAGACCCCAGATGAAATTATAGAGCAAAAACTTGAAGCTTCTCTACAAAGAGCTAAGAACTTAAACAAGAATCTAAATAAACTTATCCTAGTTACTCATACTCCACCATACAACACAAAATGTGATCTCGCCTATAATGGACAACACATAGGCTCTACTGCAGTAAGGAAAATCATTGAGAAATATAAACCCATAGTTGCTATATCTGGTCATGTTCACGAATCTCGATGTATAGATAAAATTGAAGAAACTGTAATAGTTAATCCTGGACCTTTGTCAAGGGGATTCTATGCTATGATCAAAATTAATGATAATGTAAAAGCTGAGCTTAAGCAAGTTTATTAG